In Zea mays cultivar B73 chromosome 7, Zm-B73-REFERENCE-NAM-5.0, whole genome shotgun sequence, the following proteins share a genomic window:
- the LOC100281849 gene encoding ZIP zinc/iron transport family protein precursor, with protein sequence MAMRPRAALALSLAAGVPLVLLLLLLAPGARADDGSGGCGAAGGGEAAPGDRARARALKIAAFFSILVCGALGCCLPVLGRRVPALRPDRDVFFLIKAFAAGVILATGFIHILPDAFEKLTSDCLSGGPWQDFPFAGLGAMVGAIGTLVVDTVATGYFTRVHFKDSAAAAVGAAAVGDEEKQQQQAASAPHVDDGADGDGHGHGGHVHMHTHATHGHSHGASALVAAVGGAEGDKEHALRHRVIAQVLELGIVVHSVIIGISLGASQDPSTIKPLVVALSFHQMFEGMGLGGCIVQAKFKLRSIVTMVLFFCLTTPVGIVVGVGISSVYDEDSPTALVVEGVLNSVAAGILVYMALVDLLAEDFMNPRVQSRGKLQLGINASMLVGAGLMSMLAKWA encoded by the exons ATGGCCATGAGGCCACGCGCCGCGCTCGCCCTCTCCCTGGCAGCCGGCGTCCCGctggtcctcctcctcctcctcctcgcgcCCGGCGCGCGCGCCGACGACGGCAGCGGCGGGTGCGGggcggcgggcggcggcgaggcGGCGCCGGGCGACCGCGCGCGGGCCAGGGCGCTGAAGATCGCGGCCTTCTTCTCCATCCTCGTGTGCGGGGCGCTGGGCTGCTGCCTGCCCGTGCTGGGGCGGCGCGTGCCGGCGCTGCGCCCCGACAGGGACGTGTTCTTCCTCATCAAGGCGTTCGCGGCGGGGGTCATCCTGGCCACGGGGTTCATCCACATCCTCCCCGACGCGTTCGAGAAGCTCACGTCCGATTGCCTCTCCGGCGGGCCGTGGCAGGACTTCCCCTTCGCGGGGCTCGGCGCCATGGTCGGCGCCATCGGCACGCTCGTCGTCGACACCGTCGCCACGGGCTACTTCACGCGCGTCCACTTCAAGgacagcgccgccgccgccgtgggcgccgccgccgtcggcgacgaggagaagcagcagcagcaggcggcgtCGGCGCCGCACGTCGACGACGGAGCAGACGgcgacggccacggccacggcggGCACGTGCACATGCACACGCACGCGACGCACGGGCACTCGCACGGCGCCTCGGCGCTCGTGGCCGCCGTCGGCGGCGCCGAGGGCGACAAGGAGCACGCGCTGCGCCACCGTGTCATCGCTCAG GTTCTTGAGCTTGGGATTGTGGTGCACTCGGTGATCATCGGCATCTCCCTCGGCGCGTCTCAAGACCCCAGCACCATCAAGCCTCTTGTGGTCGCCCTCAGCTTCCACCAAATGTTCGAGGGCATGGGTCTAGGCGGCTGCATCGTTCAG GCCAAGTTCAAGCTGCGGTCGATCGTGACGATGGTGCTCTTCTTCTGCCTGACTACGCCGGTGGGCATCGTGGTGGGCGTCGGGATCTCGTCGGTGTACGACGAGGACAGCCCCACGGCGCTGGTCGTGGAGGGCGTGCTCAACTCGGTGGCGGCGGGGATCCTGGTGTACATGGCGCTGGTGGACCTGCTCGCCGAGGACTTCATGAACCCCAGGGTACAGAGCCGGGGCAAGCTGCAGCTCGGCATCAACGCCTCCATGCTCGTCGGCGCCGGCCTCATGTCCATGCTGGCCAAGTGGGCCTAG